A part of Plasmodium sp. gorilla clade G2 genome assembly, chromosome: 8 genomic DNA contains:
- a CDS encoding DnaJ protein, putative, with product MFDYYKYKFKKGCLPYFLVINVFIVIILGSIYVTFLDKSTYIGNSFIATVNFYRYGRSLYATERLSEIFGIPSKDKIRSKLNIKGNEEDDLILINRFVDEDECNAFLYITNLMKDLKKYKLWNNYSVIPHINEYNIVNKNKIDEKLDNEINKMKRFSNDNKNIMYNIWFKVMNNERTKYYSLKNILKNTYKELKYLYKIRRRLRKRRWNKCNNIIYIYGYFIELMLNEMFEDWFNEGDFFLDDFKLLINSNRIAWKALTNHVHYSCKNIMTQGLQDVIRTKNEKRNYNNINKSTEKRKRRNKNENILCVKMQNMDNYKKSILSLKYNKYPPYDYKDSIGEELNIDEKKKYFNVKEKRHKRDKLRGTYMEYENVKECMKQKEKKLNESIVNNSDLYKYKSYNIPTNDIKSNNIQSNDIKSNNIQSNDITSDNFKSRKSRNLEEAESILPNETHFNNCNKKKAYYLDEECDELFSNKNSKQKVNDNADEGPSNSRSFYGDTKYYDILNVKPDASFKDIKDSFYKLALKYHPDKNENNIEAKIMFQKINEAYQVLSDEDQRRKYDEGEFNEVNDTLFMDPLIFFMMLFTSEELFDYIGTLRIATFVALLFKHDFFVNGVLTTKNIINKGIEKEQKKREVELAILLRERLQPYVDSNEDWVENMENEIKKLFSSPFSCSILESIGWTYENVSKVYIDEIKNKWGIGLSFANIKLAYRTVRAVYSHVRSFFNIIFTIKKLKRAYEIMDSIIDGKDINEPISNEANSITCDSEGSSDYNVITPDNIKKDTISNNFNNNHSEHENNRKNVIETCSTISKYNNKNDLNDNNSPVTYEEKNKILQSFIIELLTVILWDIETTVRNASEKFLKDEGVDIYVRLKRAEGMCILGKLMQKWAKTKKNDKDINKFDFINHTKEAFEKASCVDVDEVD from the exons atgtttgattattataaatataaatttaaaaagggATGTTTACCCTATTTTTTAGTAATTAATgtttttattgttattatccTTGGATCTATATATGTGACTTTTCTt gatAAAAGTACGTATATAGGAAATTCATTTATTGCAACCGTCAATTTTTATAGATATGGAAGAAGTTTATATGCCACAGAACGATTAAGTGAAATTTTTGGTATTCCTTCTAAGGATAAAATAAGGagtaaattaaatataaaagggAATGAAGAAGACGATctcatattaataaatagaTTTGTAGATGAAGATGAGTGTAAtgcttttttatatattacaaatctGATGaaggatttaaaaaaatataaattatggaATAATTATAGTGTCATTCCACATATTAATGAATACAATATagtgaataaaaataagattgATGAAAAATTAGataatgaaattaataaaatgaaaagattttcaaatgataataaaaatataatgtataatatatggtTTAAAGTAATGAATAATGAAAGAACgaaatattattctttaaaaaatatattgaaaaatacCTACAAGGAATTGaaatatctatataaaaTTCGTCGAAGACTCAGAAAGAGAAGATGgaataaatgtaataatattatttatatatatggatattTTATTGAGTTAATGTTGAATGAAATGTTTGAAGATTGGTTTAATGAAGgagatttttttttggatgATTTTAAATTGTTAATAAATTCAAATAGAATTGCATGGAAAGCATTAACAAATCATGTTCATTATTcttgtaaaaatattatgactCAAGGTTTGCAAGATGTAATACGAACCAAAAATGAAAAacgtaattataataatataaataaaagtacagaaaaaagaaaaaggagaaataaaaatgaaaacattTTATGTGTTAAGATGCAAAATATGGACAATTATAAGAaatcaatattatcattgaaatataataaatatccaCCATATGATTATAAAGATTCTATTGGTGAAGAACTAAATAttgatgaaaagaaaaaatattttaacgTTAAAGAGAAGAGACATAAAAGAGACAAATTGAGAGGTACATATATGGAATATGAAAATGTGAAAGAATGCATGAagcaaaaagaaaaaaaattaaatgaatctATAGTAAATAATTcagatttatataaatacaaatcatataatataccaacaaatgatataaaatctAATAATATCCAatcaaatgatataaaatctAATAATATCCAATCAAATGATATAACATCAGATAATTTTAAATCAAGAAAATCACGAAATTTAGAAGAGGCAGAAAGTATTTTACCAAATGAGacacattttaataattgtaataaaaaaaaagcataTTATTTAGATGAAGAATGCGATGaattattttctaataaaaATTCGAAACAAAAGGTTAATGATAATGCAGATGAAGGTCCTTCCAACTCACGAAGTTTTTATGGtgatacaaaatattatgatatattaaatgtgaAACCAGATGCAAGTTTCAAGGATATAAAAGATAGCTTTTATAAATTAGCTTTAAAATATCATCcagataaaaatgaaaataatattgaagCGAAAATAATGTTTCAGAAGATAAACGAAGCTTATCAAGTATTAAGTGATGAAGATCAAAGGAGAAAATACGATGAAGGAGAATTCAATGAAGTAAATGACACTTTATTTATGGAtccattaattttttttatgatgtTATTTACTTCAGAAGAATTATTTGATTATATTGGAACATTAAGAATTGCTACCTTTGTAGCTTTGTTATTCAAACAcgatttttttgttaatggAGTTTTAACAAcaaaaaacataataaataaaggaATTGAAAAGGAACAGAAAAAAAGGGAAGTAGAACTAGCTATATTATTAAGAGAACGATTACAACCATATGTTGATAGTAATGAAGATTGGGTTGAAAATATGGagaatgaaattaaaaagttGTTTTCATCCCCATTTTCGTGTTCCATATTAGAATCCATAGGTTGGACGTATGAAAACGTGTCCAAAGTATATATAGATGAAATCAAAAATAAGTGGGGTATAGGTTTATCTTTtgcaaatataaaattagcTTATAGAACTGTGCGAGCTGTATATTCTCATGTAagatctttttttaatattatttttacaataaagaaattaaaacGAGCTTATGAAATTATGGATTCCATAATAGATGGTAAAGATATTAATGAGCCTATTTCAAATGAGGCTAATAGTATAACATGTGATTCAGAGGGTAGCTCCGATTACAATGTAATTACACCTGATAATATCAAAAAGGATACAATatctaataattttaataataatcatagtGAACATGAAAATAATAGGAAAAATGTAATCGAAACGTGTAGTACAAttagtaaatataataataaaaatgatttaaatgataataattctcCTGTaacatatgaagaaaaaaataaaattttacaaTCCTTCATAATTGAATTACTAACAGTAATTTTATGGGATATAGAAACAACAGTTAGGAATGCTTCTGAAAAGTTTTTAAAAGATGAAGGAGTAGATATATATGTGAGACTAAAAAGAGCAGAAGGAATGTGTATTTTAGGGAAATTAATGCAAAAATGggcaaaaacaaaaaaaaatgataaagatataaataaattcgATTTTATAAATCATACAAAAGAGGCATTTGAAAAAGCATCATGTGTAGATGTTGACGAAGTtgattaa